In a genomic window of Akkermansiaceae bacterium:
- a CDS encoding SPOR domain-containing protein — MTIPELKQKLYDEGCSPCNYAIESSGSDVYCLNNDGAQWKVYYTERGYDFDPIFTSESESEACDFFLQHMLKQSNWHLVGVFQSELEAKAYEREVSRFGATPIRNDLPESIMGTAQFRVFVAGRDIHLVESIRQ, encoded by the coding sequence ATGACAATACCCGAGCTTAAACAAAAACTCTATGATGAGGGGTGTTCGCCATGCAACTACGCTATCGAATCTAGTGGTTCAGACGTATATTGTCTGAATAACGATGGCGCTCAATGGAAGGTATATTACACCGAGCGTGGATATGATTTCGATCCGATTTTCACCTCTGAATCTGAATCGGAAGCATGTGATTTCTTCCTTCAGCATATGCTCAAGCAATCGAACTGGCATCTAGTGGGTGTCTTTCAATCCGAACTGGAGGCCAAGGCATACGAAAGGGAGGTATCTAGATTTGGGGCTACACCAATACGTAACGATCTTCCCGAGAGTATTATGGGAACGGCTCAGTTTCGTGTTTTTGTTGCTGGAAGGGATATTCATCTAGTGGAGTCTATAAGACAATAA
- a CDS encoding TIGR03067 domain-containing protein has translation MKYIRETTLAGILLIGFAHGEQNKNPLIGEWKLKKLEGVKYDVAAKMKVFWTFDKSEVVVTATDTREEASRMTYVIDTSKTPHWITANVSDSLTGNKKDKRLGIFRFVGDELHIKWEIKDGGARPTKFTEGRVAKFTRTPKK, from the coding sequence ATGAAATACATTCGCGAAACAACATTGGCTGGTATATTACTGATCGGGTTTGCTCATGGCGAGCAGAATAAGAATCCCCTTATTGGTGAGTGGAAGTTAAAGAAGCTGGAAGGGGTTAAGTATGATGTAGCAGCTAAGATGAAGGTTTTCTGGACTTTCGATAAGTCCGAGGTAGTAGTGACTGCAACTGACACAAGAGAGGAGGCAAGCAGAATGACCTATGTTATTGATACATCGAAGACCCCTCATTGGATTACCGCGAATGTGTCAGATAGCCTCACTGGTAATAAGAAAGATAAGCGTTTAGGTATATTTCGCTTTGTAGGTGATGAATTACATATCAAGTGGGAGATCAAGGATGGTGGAGCAAGGCCAACTAAATTTACAGAAGGTAGGGTAGCGAAGTTCACGAGAACCCCTAAAAAATGA
- a CDS encoding IS256 family transposase has protein sequence MNEQTHPSHNDEIINLLLADGLENSLSKIAELLMNTAMLLERIHHIGAAPYERDAVERNGYANGFKPRSFQTAVGKINLQVPQVRDSDTTFRTSLLEKGSRSDRSLKAAIATMYVQGVSTRRVTQVMKGLCGFDVSSAQVSKLTSELDAEFKKWRSRPLPEVAYLLLDATYYKVRIDGTVRDCATLKAIGVRRDDGKRMILGVSCALSEAEIHWREFLTDLKERGIGIPDMITSDAHTGLRAALKATFNASPWQRCQFHLQQNAQNYITKQHLKSKVAADLRAVFNADSREHAEERLKDFVNTYRKDQPKLAAWAEENIPEGFAVFTLPEAHRKRLRTSNACETLNSQIKRRTRVVGLFPNEDSLLRLVTAVLVEISETWETGKSYLKLN, from the coding sequence ATGAACGAACAGACACATCCTAGCCATAACGACGAAATCATCAACCTTCTTCTCGCCGACGGACTCGAAAACAGTCTCTCAAAGATCGCTGAACTCCTCATGAACACCGCCATGCTGCTTGAGCGCATCCACCACATCGGAGCCGCCCCCTATGAAAGGGACGCCGTTGAGCGCAATGGATATGCCAACGGTTTCAAGCCGAGGTCCTTCCAGACTGCCGTAGGCAAAATCAACCTGCAGGTTCCCCAGGTTCGTGACAGTGACACGACATTCCGCACCTCACTGCTTGAGAAGGGTTCGCGCAGTGACCGATCACTCAAGGCCGCCATCGCCACCATGTATGTGCAGGGAGTCAGTACACGCCGTGTCACCCAGGTCATGAAGGGACTTTGCGGCTTTGACGTTTCATCAGCACAGGTCTCCAAGCTCACCTCTGAGCTTGATGCCGAGTTCAAAAAATGGCGTTCACGCCCTCTACCCGAAGTCGCCTATCTGCTGCTCGACGCCACCTACTACAAGGTCCGCATCGACGGCACTGTAAGGGATTGCGCCACCTTGAAAGCCATCGGGGTGAGACGTGACGACGGCAAACGCATGATCCTTGGCGTCTCCTGCGCCCTCTCCGAGGCAGAGATTCATTGGCGAGAGTTCCTGACCGACCTCAAGGAGCGCGGCATCGGCATTCCCGACATGATCACATCCGATGCACACACAGGTCTCAGGGCAGCCCTCAAAGCCACGTTCAATGCCAGTCCGTGGCAACGCTGCCAGTTCCACCTTCAGCAGAACGCCCAGAACTACATCACCAAACAGCACCTCAAAAGCAAGGTCGCGGCAGATCTGCGAGCCGTTTTCAATGCAGACAGTCGGGAGCACGCAGAAGAACGCCTCAAGGACTTCGTCAACACTTATCGCAAAGACCAGCCAAAGCTCGCAGCCTGGGCCGAAGAGAACATTCCTGAAGGTTTTGCCGTGTTTACCTTGCCTGAGGCACATCGCAAGCGCTTGCGCACATCCAATGCCTGCGAAACACTCAACAGCCAGATCAAACGCCGCACTCGGGTCGTCGGACTCTTTCCAAACGAAGACTCGCTACTGCGGCTCGTGACCGCTGTATTGGTCGAAATCTCCGAGACTTGGGAAACAGGAAAATCCTACCTCAAGCTCAACTAA